One window of the Nicotiana tabacum cultivar K326 chromosome 4, ASM71507v2, whole genome shotgun sequence genome contains the following:
- the LOC107764375 gene encoding uncharacterized protein LOC107764375, whose protein sequence is MGKSVPSPNRIQDFARIISSSNNRIHGPTQVKPPASRIRSLPSAKSRAVVGGDSSERRLKLKTKNMEEASSNSNSNTSSSNQQRQRVPLADVVADCVKRWFQDTLKEAKAGDISMQVLVGQMYYSGYGISRDAQKGRAWINRASKSRSSAWKVSDKRPGYNASDSDSDDTVEDAK, encoded by the exons ATGGGGAAATCGGTTCCTTCGCCAAATAGAATCCAAGATTTTGCCAGAATTATCAGCAGCTCCAATAACAGAATCCACGGCCCGACCCAGGTCAAACCACCCGCATCCAGAATTAGGTCACTTCCATCCGCAAAGTCCAGGGCGGTGGTCGGCGGCGATTCATCGGAGCGGCGGCTAAAGTTGAAGACGAAGAACATGGAAGAAGCAAGCTCTAACTCCAATTCGAATACTTCTTCGTCAAACCAACAGCGGCAACGGGTACCCCTTGCTGACGTGGTGGCTGACTGTGTGAAGCGGTGGTTCCAGGACACTCTCAAGGAGGCTAAAGCCGGTGATATTAGCATGCAGGTCCTTGTTGGTCAGATGTATTATAGTGGCTATGGTATTTCCAGAGATGCACAGAAG GGAAGAGCCTGGATTAACCGAGCTTCAAAGAGTCGGTCATCAGCGTGGAAAGTGAGTGATAAACGCCCAG gctATAATGCTAGTGATTCTGATTCTGATGATACTGTGGAGGACGCAAAGTAA